The sequence CCTGCCTAtatgtctgtctgtctgtctatCGATCATCTGTTATGCGGTTCAAGATGAGAATGGTCATTGAATGACTAAAACACCATCTGAGccctaattttatatttcaaatGTTGAGAATTATTGACAAATGGATCTTTTCTCCATGTACAATCCCTTTCTTTAAACCATAATTCATTTCTTTTCTTAAACAACAGAGCATATGGCTATACTCCATGACATTCTTGATTTGGCACttccaatcttttttttttccttttgaccAAACACTTCCAATCTTTTCAGGTTCTGATCTGTATTTCAAATGgatctttattttattaatGTGGCAGCATCATCAGAAGTAATTCTCAGACAGTTTTATAACCTTGCTGATTATTAGTATCGGACAACACTCCAAGCATGAAGCGAATGGTGCTACTTTGTTCAGTTAGCACAAATGATTGATTTATTGAGCTGGAgtatgttttgttattatagCAATGCTTTTTAAAGAACATCGCTAGTTTCTTATTAGTACCAAGGATTGTTTTACTCATGCAACTCAATATGACAGTATTCtcatttatatgttttttgtCATCCAATAATTTCTGTGTCACATACTGATGGTGAGTAGCAATCATACTGATGCACACTGCTATTGGACAATGTACTGATATCATGGTTTTGTTTCAAGTGATATCATGGTATTAGCTCCACTGCGAAACTTCATGTGATCGTCTACTCTCTCATGTTTCAACTAATTCTCTATATCTGCATTTTTCTTTGGGCATATTTTATGTATGGCAAATTTCTGTTTCCAATAAATGTGATATACCATCAATTCTGTGCAGATGGGCAACTGTCAGCAGAAAGAAGAATTGGGCAAAGAGGTTCTCTACATGATAGCGTTtgagattaaaagaaaaaggaaaaattgtaTATAGTTTAGTCCACGCAAAAAGATGTGAAAATGATCTGAATGATAGTCAACAAAACTTAAGCTACTTATCATATTGCCGAATCGACAAGGCCTTGAAGGAACTCATGTTTTGCTCACTCAGTGATACTGTTGTAATGACTGATGAACAGAGTTCACAAAATTTGCTCAGTAATTTTTCAAGCTTGTAACCATGGTACTGGCTGGCTGTAGTAGGTAGTATTACTGATAGTCTGATACTAATGTACCTCGATCACACGATGAACCCATTCAGATTTGCCATTTTTGAACCATTaccattttttgaaaaaaaaaattgacaaacaCGTGAAtgcatttagtttgttaccaaacaTTGGTAATACCTAAAACATTTTGGCAACAGCACACTTAATCTATTCTAACAAagttttggtattgccaaattttgaaaaGGATCATTGTGGCAGCAATAGCCACGCTTACgattgttttcatttttcacCCATGCTTTCCATGCTATATATGTGCACTAAGTAGATTAAGATTTGATGGCAACACCATGTATGAGGTTTTATTAATTGATCCACAGAGCAGGGTAAAAGCAAAGTCGTGGATGCTTGGCCTAAAAATATCTAGTCATCGACATTTCAGACTTCAGATAACGCCTACGATAGTGATGGATGCAGAAAAGCACAGCAGCATTGGAAAATACAGGATCAGTATACTGCAAATCTGTGATATTCAATATTCATAACTGACAACTGCCTTTTCATTACAGAAATTGACCATATCAACTTCAGCAGATTCCTCTCCACAATCCATTCTCTCCAGAAATTTATGGCACACAACCTCTGTTTCTGATGGTACAAGATGCATTTAGCAACATGATATCAGTGGTGATTTCGGTAGTCCTAATAGTTGTACTAACCACCGTGTAATGTGGAGATAAAAACAACAACAtccttctcctccaactccgcGTCAAGGCCACCGCATAGCTCCCAGTCACAATCATTTATAAGTACGAGAACACCAGGCCTTCTGCAAGCACGAAAAGAAGCACCTCATCAAGACTAATGGACTTAACTTTGTCCACAAATTAAAGAAAGAGAATTTCTAAATTTCCTTCAAGTTTGACATTGCAAAAGTTTAATGATATCCCCCAGCTTATTGCGCTAACAAAGCATCCACTTCTCTGCAAAGAAAACAGCAAATAACCTGTATACCACCCAAAGCATTCATAAGCACATACTAAACTGTCATTAGAAGGTTTCCTTATTCAAGTAAAATCACCGGATCAATAACCCTAGTTCATTATGCATATTTCTTATGAAATCAACTAAACTGTCATTAGAAGGTTGCATATTTAACATTTACTCAATCCGTTTCACaacgtaagtcattctagcatttcccacatttatgacttacgttgtgaaacggaggaagtagctccAGAAACAATGACAAACATTTTTAACGAAATCAcagaaataaaatatttgagcATTTCTCCTATAACTTAAGTTTGCATGGTTAAGTTGAAATTTAGCAGAAATAACAGCCAGCATCACCAAAGAAGCGACACCACTCATCACCTAGCAATATCCATACCGAAGTGGAccgaaaacaaataaaatgctTTGGACACACCATTGATCATTGAAGCGGATCAAATCATATCATGCACATAAACCATGAGACGGAAAGGGAAAATCATACACTGAATCACCCTTGAGGAACATCTCCGGCCTCTCCTTGATCAGATTGGACTTCACCCAAGCGAGCAACCCTTTCATCACGACCTgcaaaacgaaacaaacaaCAAAGAAAATGTTCACACACAAACAGCTCAGAATTCtaagtccgtgattagccaagCAGTAGCTGCACGCGGCGCGGCTCCGTCGAGGCGGGCGGGCGTCACCTTCCCATCGCCGTCGTTGGGCTGGAGGTCCACCTTGTGCACCTTGGTGGACTTCTCCAGGAGCAGCTCCAGCCCTCCCctgcaaccaccaccaccatcaatcAACCCACACAGCTCATCAGCAACCACAAAATACACAGCAGCAACACAACGATGGAAGGcatcgagagagagagtgaaTCACCCACCCGAACTCGAGGGTTAGATGCATGGCGGAGAGGATTGGGAGGAGGCGAAGCGCGAACAGCGATCGAGCGTCGACGCGGCGAGGGTGCGAGCGGCCGAGGAGGGGGGagtcgcgggcggcggcgagagcgagtagacggcggcggcggcggcggcggcggcggtggggaataATTGGCTCAGCTCGCGGCGGAGAAGAGACGAGAGCGATGGGCTGTGGCCTCTCCTGGGTTTCTGGCTGTccagaggaataagttcactttgggtccttCAAGTTGTCGTTGAGTATGCAATTCGTCCCTAAACCGAAATACCATAATAGCTGGTCCCCCGCTTCACAAAACTGGATCACCTGAGGTTTTAGGCAGTATTATCTTCGGTTTTAAGACAATCTAAGTCAGCGTGGGACTCACATAGTGCCCCCACATATTAGTGACACTTATCTCTCTTCACCTATCTCTCTCTATCCCTCCCCTCTATTCCCATCTCACCAGGGCGGCGGACGGTGAGGAGCAGCAGCCGACGGCGGCCTGTGAGGAGGACGATGCTGGCAACGGTAGGCGGCAACAACTGCACACTAGAGCTCGAGCTTAGTATTCCCAGTAGAGTAGCCAAGCTAGCTTATTTCTACTGCACAAGCGAGTGAAATCCTACCATGATCACAGCCTACTCCTCCATGACCTCATCCTCTTCTGCCTctgaatcaaaattttctatcgcgtaaaccaggaccatgcaagtattagatcatagatcgttaccacttggcgcgctgcgcagcggaagaagacgctgagaagtcgaaggaactctcgtgaagtagcgcgcgtcgatgtagaggaagtactcgatcgcaccggctcgaccttctcctcctcgtgtgtTCTCCTCGCTGTACTCTCAcaccgatcagcaccgcaaaccagcggcgcctctaccggtacccacacgtacagggacggaacaccacgcgcagatgtgctagcacccgcgcgcggctagggttttgctcggggagggaagtgacggctagggtttctcacgtgatgcaatgcctccgccggtcacacctctcacgaatatataggatccatcactcggacctccaaggcccgtaggactcctattcggatccctatccgaattaagctcatattggatctctatccaatccccttattccggcccattaagcgtgcgaccctgtaggttcatatatactcggctgtaacccgaaaactccttttcggtccacgcgtcaacagcggcccctagcagaacgtattgacccaccgggcattcataaagatcatatcggctgaacctctagtgtatacttgtatgaacccctttgcctcacgatatcgattaagctcaaggctagatatatgccatcctctaatagctcaatcattcactcgaacctgttgatagattatataacttgtgattgactcctcaatcacctttggcatggccatgcacttccataatctacaacatcgagaggcccagagatatctctccataggaggggaaaatcccatcttgattattcatatcccaccacatgtttcatagcatacccgaaaactacttttataactatccaattacggagtagcgtttagcagtccctaagtaagctactacacatgttgggaaccatgataatatcAGGtgtaaggattcaacaccaacactaaatgagatcaccgatgacacaacacatatggctcttgcagtgtctcatgttgggtctatccaacaacatattcactaacatgtgtccacattattaatttggtatctctataccatgatccatgagacatcatcatcaattaatacatgtgctgatcatctaaacatatttgttccacatatgatatttgatcaggaatcctttagaaatagcaacaaacaacataaagagtctcatgaaagaatcacatattcattaaccaataaggagttatctatttcaaggaataaTATCGGacaaatatgtaaacatagtatgtgatacaatcatctctatgattgcctctagggcatatcactaacacctAGATCCCCTCACCTACTGTGTAGAGAGTTGGCTTGCCCCGGCATCGGAACCACCCCCACCCATGGCAAACGTGCGCAGCACGCcagcacctccgccgccgcaacaGCACCGCGGTCCCCTATGGCTAGTGCTGCTCCTTCACCGCCACCCACAGGGCCCCGAGCACCATCGCGCACTCTCCGTCGTGTCAGGAGGAGGGGAAGTCAAAGGCAGCACGCGCAATAAGCTCCCGCTCAAGTTGCCCTCGCTGCCATCCTTCCAAAGCTCCCCGTCATTCATTGTCGGCTGTGTGTCCCCTACAAACCTAGACAACTCGCCCGTGGTGGCGGTTGGAGCGAATTTGGAGGAGGATGCGCCTCTGAGACCGTTGGTGCCATTCATGGCAGTGCGTAAAGAAcgggaagaagaggggagagggctGGATCTGTAGCTGTGCCTCTAGGAGAGGGATGGGACGAGCATGGTGATGGAGCTGCCATGGCACCATCGGGGGCCACTGTTGGCAGCGGGACCAAGAGGATTGAGGTGGAGAACATGGAGGTGTTCAAGGAGACCGTGGAGCTCATGTGATTTTGTAGCAACTAGCTAAAGGCCATTTTATTGCAATGGatattatagaaataaaagCAAAAGTAAAAATTATAAGTTAATAGTACAGTTAGTTGATTAGGCATATAATAACATATCAAAAGTAAAAGCATTCACGTGTGAGGACCATATAGCTCCATATGTTAGCTTGTGATGTTGGAGATGGACTCGGACACCACCACTAGCATCATTTTAAATTATAGTTTAGATTGTTACTTGTGTTACATGTCGGACGGCAATATATTACGAAATCATAgcttaattaaaaataagaaaactacTTAGACTTAGAGACTTATAGAGTGACAGTCTAAATACTTTGTAACATATTGCTAAACCTTGTTGAGAATTGGCATAACTTTTTGTTATGACCATCAGTTTGTAAGTTATATGTAGTCCTTATCTGTCTCAAACCAGAAAACTGAAACTTCGACATCAAAGACCGATCCTTTGCTGACTGAATTTTGCTCATCTAACCACTGATGACTGACATTGAGCCACAACGGAAGATAACATCAAAGTGTAACTAGTTGTAAATCAGTCGTCCGATCACTTTTTGTCACCACCAAAACCATGGAAGCTAATCCGGTGGGAATAAAGCCAGCAAGAACACTGCACCAATAGAAGACTTTCAATTTGATTACTACTGGAGAAACGGTCTTTGAAGGGTCGagcgatttccacaatagtctcggttctaataagaaccgggactaaaaacaatctttagtcccggttggagttaccaaccgggactaaaggtcccggttcatcccctgtcagaagCCTGcgagggggccgaggatctttagtcccggttgatactaccaaccgggactaaagattaccactttagtcccggatggtactatcaaccgggagtaaagatcatttagatctttagtcccggttggtaccgattggtagtaccaaccggggGTAAATATTTATCTCCCATctctgatcggttaagtcctAGATAAGATCAGATAAGTCCCCTCgatctctcctccccttagatCCGATCTcatcctcttcccctcccctctcgtcCTCACCttctcccctccttcctccccctccactccccctcctccctctgcgCGGGTGAGCGGCGGGCcaggcgcgggcgagcggcgagcggcggtgggggccggcggtggcgggcacggcgggggccggcggcggcggcgggcgcgggcaggcagcctgcggcggcggcgggcgcgtggcgggccaggcggcggccggcgcgggtaGGCGGcttgctgccggcggcggcgggcgcccaGCGGGGCCGCGCACTCAGGCGGCAGCCGGAGTCCTCCGTTTTCTTGCCTACAGCCGGAGTCCtcccgttttctttttttttttgtgatttgtgattcactggatgtataatttctagaatttgtgattcattgcatagaTCTGTGATGtgttttattttgtgtgtaatttatttaaggatttgtgatgtatttaaggatttgtgatgtgaatgatttggggtgttacttgatttggggatatgcatctcacctgatttgggagaaaatacagggattaatAGTAAattaacaatgaaaaaaaacaaaaggggaTCAATCGGGACGTGGCTaccatctttagttccggttatcaacaccaaccgagactaaagatgaatctttactcccgggtatctgaactgggactaaagactatgatctttagtcctagatTCCTTCTCCCAGTTCGCTACCCAGGAGTAAAGGTGGTTGCGAACCGGGAGAGATGTGGGGTTCTCCAGTAGTGGATGCCTCGAGAAAAGGTCGCAAGACCTAGTATGTCACCAATTCACCATTATTGAGTGTTTACCCGGAGAGTCCACCCTGATTCACGAAAGTGAGAAGGGTGTCGCGATGTCGTGCCCAGGAAGGTCTGTGGTACCAACAAAAGTCAGCAATGCCGTCGAATGTAATCGTCGCCCCAGTTAGATCCATGCTGTCATTGAAGAGAGTTGGGGGCACCCACTGCGCCATCGCTTCCACCGGTGGCGGCCGGCATCACCCACAGCAGTGAGGGGGAGGTAGTGCCGACACCATGCCTCCAAACCAAGCCACCCTCAGCCACTCGGTTGTCGCCCTCATTGTCGTTCATTTCGGGAGCGGCCAACACCATGTTCCTTGTCGCTGCTCCACATGTGATCCAGATCTCTGTGTGAGGATCTCACTTACAAGACCAGGCTGACCAATGACGAGACAACTCAAAAGCCATGGTCCATGGAGGAGCAAGTGTGGTCGGAGTCGGAGAGAAACCTTGGTCATCAACCCTGTTGCCGCCTTACTTGCACACGCGTGAGGTGGCGCACTTGGGCCACGACGAGACATGGTTGTTGTGAAGCCCACCAATCCCGGTACTCACAACAATCATCCGCGAAAATCAAACATACtataatattttcttaataataaaatagtaaGGATGCCCctacaataaatatatatacttacaaTTATAGTGTGattacagtataattatacATTAACTATATTATAACTTTTATATTACTTATATGTAAGTATTGAAAACATACGTCACTTCCATATAACTTGTACAAGTTCTATAGAAGTTTCAATACAGTTACAATGTAATACCGTTACAACTATACTatagttataatgtaattacataGCACTATCTTATAGTTACATTTGTAAGTTTCCAACCTTGCAACAGTTTTTAAGCAATTCCCATCTTTATTCATATTCATGTATTGTACATAGAGTTGTGGACTGTAGAATCAATTGTATACATCCATCCAAATATAATAATAGGCTAATAGCACAAGAGCAACAGTGGCTAGTACAGAGTAGAGCTAAAATGCGTGTGCACTGTGGTACATGAACAATAAAGAAAGTACTAGCTCATCTAATCTCAGTTTCTACCAGATTGTTTTGTGAAGGAAGCCCGAATCCGGTCGTACAAGCGGTCAGAAACCAAGAAACAAATGATTCTCTATCTCTGCATGAACAAGAAGGTGCATAAGACAACCCAGAGACCAACTACCCATCCTATGCCCATGCCAAGGTACAGGAAAACCCCATCGCTCAAACTTTTGTCTTCATCAACGGCGTCTGGCAGTAATTTCGACGATTCCGAACAATTCCTTGAGAGTGGTGGGCCACAAAGTCCCGGATTGCCGATATATATAGATGCCTGATCATCACGTGTTCGTAGCTGATTACCATAAGTTATTTGTCCTGACAAATTGTTATAGGACAAATTCAAGTGGCTCAGTGACGCAGGGGCTGATAAACTTGTAGGAATTTGGCCAGAAAGTTCATTGTGTGACAGGTCCAAAGATTCTATTGATTGTAGTGCTCCAATGTTTGTTGGTATTACCCCGCTTAGATGATTCCAAGATAGGTTCAAGTTTTTCAGTGCAGTGAGCATGCTAATATCCTCAGGAATATGGCCTGTTAAATTGTTGCAGGACAGATCAATATTTACCATATAAATGATTCCGCTTCTAAATTCAAGCTGTTGCCCTTTGGTGACAACCAACAAACTCTCATTAGTGGCACTAGTAATGTGGCTGAAGTCAGGTCCAGATTCTTCAAAATTGTATGGTCCAAGATTAGCCAACATAATTACTCCAACATTTGACGTCGAGAGTGACCATCCGTAATAGACAATATATGAAAGTGAATCACTGTCAGCAGGCCTGTGGGACATTGCCGTCAAATTCACTAGTgactgttgagattataggcatataatgatttaatctattccataaataaatcatgacattacagatgaaaactaccataaacgcatcattagatctacacatgtaaactacacagtataacatgaacagatcaaatatgcgtaacatattgaacacgtaccgaggtgacggaaagaccggctgcttggtcgaaacttttcgcaggcgtctacgaaggcacgaaacacgcgagcgaagaggaagacgagccgtcgcgaacgaacagggagcagtcgcgcgaagcgcttcccaaaaaccttattgccgtcttctcccggtgcaggacgtcgaagacagaggttccggagacctgctctcccgatcgccggtgcacgccggcgagcgagatggagtagtctacgagcgacggcgcagtacagagtaggaggcaaaccctagattgatttcgcgtatgttgcgtgaagacggcgggtcgatttatatagagaagggtcgcttgatcagggcgcccgcacgatctctactgcgcgtaaccgaaccggataagtcgcgcgtaacttatccggactccatgccgtttgcacgcaccggatttttcggaacgtttccaaaacaaaaacgaatccgaatttgcagcaaaacaaaactgcaaaaggaggctgcatctgcgcaagggtgagaagccaatttttcgaaccattcgacgcgcgccgccggcccggcccggcgaggcgagcgagcgcgcgcgtgtgtttcccctcttctctccactacacatgcttcaaatggctaggaaggcatcctcccttttaaggaggtccccttctcctagaataagcaaggtggtactaaactccacatgcatgccatcccatgaggtgggcttttgtgattttccaaagaattaatcttcgagtgggctaaggcccattcattaattccaacagtgaCCATGGTATTGCCCCTGAGAAGCTGTTATAAGCTAGGTCCAGATACTGAAGCTCCTTCATCTTGGTAAGCTGGGGAGGGATTTCACCGGTGAACATATTTGATCGTAACCGTAAAAGTGCTAACGCTGACAACTCATCTATCCATGCTGGTAAGCTCCCAGAAAATCGATTAAATGCGAGATCAAGAAATATTAGGTTTTGGCACTTTTGGAGAAATAAAGGGAACATTCCAGAAAGATTATTGTCATTTAAGTTCAACATAATGATGTTTTGGTGAACACCTAGCAGGTCGGCCCTTGACGTGTTGCCTGCTTGTGAGATATTCAAACAATTGGGAAATGGCCCTTGTAGTAGATTTGCAGATAGGTCTACAAATTCTATATACTTCAGTTGACAAAAAGATTGTGGAATTTTACCAGACA is a genomic window of Oryza glaberrima chromosome 7, OglaRS2, whole genome shotgun sequence containing:
- the LOC127779081 gene encoding ubiquitin-related modifier 1 homolog; its protein translation is MHLTLEFGGGLELLLEKSTKVHKVDLQPNDGDGKVVMKGLLAWVKSNLIKERPEMFLKGDSVRPGVLVLINDCDWELCGGLDAELEEKDVVVFISTLHGG
- the LOC127779984 gene encoding receptor-like protein 49, with protein sequence MSHRPADSDSLSYIVYYGWSLSTSNVGVIMLANLGPYNFEESGPDFSHITSATNESLLVVTKGQQLEFRSGIIYMVNIDLSCNNLTGHIPEDISMLTALKNLNLSWNHLSGVIPTNIGALQSIESLDLSHNELSGQIPTSLSAPASLSHLNLSYNNLSGQITYGNQLRTRDDQASIYIGNPGLCGPPLSRNCSESSKLLPDAVDEDKSLSDGVFLYLGMGIGWVVGLWVVLCTFLFMQR